A window of Danio aesculapii chromosome 16, fDanAes4.1, whole genome shotgun sequence genomic DNA:
gtgactgatgtgaaattggcacATGTGTggctttggtaaatcaaataagacAGGTTTTAAAgttctgtaaaatacaagcctacacaaaagaACTTGTGTtttggttgacatttgcatggaattgctctgcTCCCTCCTGCAATAATCAGACTTACCATGGATCATGTGCTTCCCATGTCCAAAATCAATTAGTTTGATGCGCAGAGGCAGTCTGATGACCAGGATATTACTGTCATGCATATCATAATGACAGATGTTCCGCCTCAAGCACTCCTGCCCTGCTTTGACAATCTGCAGGATGAGTGTGCGCGCGTCTCTCTCCTCCAGGTCTTCGTGCTCCTTCAGGAAATCCTCCAGTGTTTTGCACGGGCCAGGATACTCTAACACCAGCATAATCTTCTTCTCTTCCTGAAAGCAATGCAGTGAATTAAAATAAAGCACATGACAGCAGTCCTCAGGTCAGTCCttacactggcttccagttacatTCAGGATAGATTTTAAAGTAGAAACGAGTTTATTTTGCTTACCGCACCGGCATATTATTAACCCACAAgcttttctgaaaacaagacaaagttATTTTCATGTccagaaatgcttcttgatttaagaattttaagttACAAAATCAAGACGACAATAAGAAACGAGACAAACCCTCCTGCAGTGCATCGTGGATGAAATGTGCTGTAGAAATAGACTTACCCCGTCTGATGTTTTCTCTTCATCCCAAAACCATTCATGGAGTTTGAGGAGCAGCAGGGCGGGGGGACGTCTCGCAAGTGTCATCATTACCACTTCTTTAGGTAGGTCTCCTGGATACTTAGGCTAAAGATAAAGTGCACATTAGCTGCATATCAAGAACATATAATCCTGTTTTTCAATATAACtgtaaaagaaaatctgtaaatcagcagttttctgtattttgtgattcatgttttgtgtgtatttatgcttttaaattgcattatgggagcttgatatGCATTATCTGTACTGGTTTTGTCAATTGTGGTGTAAAAATCTGCTAATTCGGCTTCTGACAGTATTAGATTTTCATGTGATGAATTGCGGAAGCGTTGGTATTATCAAGATATTGAACTATGCTGAGAAACagattactttaacaggtatGATAACAACAATACTTGGTgtattgcttattaaatacatgcaaaaagattataaagtacaataggtaacactaaaataaagtataaactaAACTACTTTAGTTAAATGAACTAGCTAAATGTTTATTGTACAAAGTTAACgaacaaaagacaaacaaataGTCCCTGAATTCTCAATGTCGTAGCCCAGATTAACATGAGAAAATCgtcatgtttgaaaataaatggcCTAATAAGTCTTCAACATGTTGCAGAATACAACAGTCTGAATATTCTTAAAGACACTCtaaaagtgtaaataataattatttatggcATGTTGAATGCAAcattattgtgcatgttcattattatGATATTTATGATTACTggaaataaactgccagtactttttcagCTATATAGAGAGAGAAATACAACAGAAATATAAAGGCCATTACTAAAGTCACAGtgaaactgcagagttgaattttcagcatcaaaactcGACAGGGCACAGATTAAGGTCCCATCATaagcgtaaataaacagaaaacagcaGTGAATCACAACATGATCAGCGGATATTTGTATAAAGTTTGTACATATAACCACAGCTGTAGACAGACTCatctattaaagggcacctaggttagcccttttttcagatttaatataagtgttttgcgtctccagaaagtgtgtgtaaagtttcagttcaaaacacccgtcagattttttattataccttttataagattctattttatacatttttgcactagggggctgttttgtcgtactgcacctttaaggctagtcctccctgcctaccgtttctacgtgcctttctgcgtgccttaatctcttCCTTCGGCagcatcagacaacagacagacttaaaggaagcagatctcacatagcgtttgagagaaatactacagtaagaactttaccaatgagtatttgttgtgcagttgcatcgatgagtcacacacaatgtcatttcaAAGTTcgcgcgcgcgcacacatacacagatacacacacacacacacacacacacacacacacacacagagagcacctgtttagctttgcactctttttgcacgcatatgtgacaggatacaggttaatctccactgctgtatggatatctcttatattaatgtacaaaataaacctgatttaaagtccacaaaccgggattgaagcgtcttcctttataatagttcagacacgcggctgtgctgataaagtaaagctgaagtgaatcgctgtacttcattacacacatgctctgttttaagacatgttaaacttgtgaaactcactcttgatcatgtttgatgatgattgataatcctAGCGAattgaacacaccttttattcccggctgctttgtgcacgtctggtcttgttgatatgattatacacgtgtctaccggtctatacaccatacatgcacatatgtctgtccaaacagcttgaaaagtagatttttcaccataggtgccctttaattgtattttgtgaTGCTTCAAATATGAATTGCTGATGATGTTTTCAGACTTACCACATTGTTGTCAACTTCATAATCAGTCGACTTGATGGCAAACTGTAGATGAAAAGCAGAATAAAACATGAGTGAGCAATCAAACATGATTTCTCCAAAGTTGATGTCCTCTAAACTGGACTAGGGAGAATAGACTTGCCTGTTTTCCGTCCTCTTTTCTGATGCCAAGATAGACCTCGCCGTGATTGCCCTTTCCCAATAGTTCCTTCAAGTCATACTTTTCTTGCACTGAAAGAGAAAAAACAACATGTTCATTTGAGACGGGTTCCAGTTATGCCTAAACAGACAGAATAAAACACTTATTTAACccttgttcaaattgactactctTTTATTAAGTTGGTGACTTCCATTAGAATCAGAATTGTTGCTggtttgtagttttttttgtacattttgaaaTTTCAAATTTTGTAAATTGTTAATTACAATTTGTGATATTTTTCTGCAAAACATCAAATCCTTATATAGGCCTGCGTAAaagagtttctggcttttatatggagttcagtggagtaaaacagcagattatagtgtgtgtgtgtgtgtgtgtgtgtgtgtaggaataCACtctgtgttctgagagctgagggacttattttgagtttctcagacatatcacAGTAGGTGCgcaaaagtctctctctctcgctctctcacacacacactatactccatataaaagccattAACTAAGCTTGTTTTGAAGAAAAAACTGTAACTATCAAGAATGTATTgttatctgctgtcatggctttgcaaccaaaaatgtcattataatggaaatcaatggggcaaaaacagcaccgAAACAGAGAAATTTGAGGctaaattaagcctcaaaatgaCCCCAGAGTGGATGAGAAGACCAAACAGCAACACAAGGGTTAAACAACATCaatcaaagaataaaaatacattaaaatgtaccAGAACATGGAGTAGGCCCGATTCCCCGTGTATATAGTCTGCTTTGTCCCGAAGGACCTGGAACATTAGACATACTTTGTTCCATTTTTATTAGCAGTAAATCACGTTCTCTAAGGTGTAAAAATGAGTTTACTGCGATTAATTCTCAGATTGTAAATCTGTTCGCCTTGTTTGAGTGTCCAAATGCGGAGTTTCTCAATATATGTCTGCTCTGTCAGGCgtctggtaaattctgacattccAGCTTAGAACGCGTTCTATTTATGACGTAGCGTAGAGGGAGACCAAGATGGCGGCCATGTAGGTACAGGTATTCGCGTTTATTCTTCAGGGTATATAAGGTGAAGTGGTATAACCTACTGTTTAGGACTGGTGATGACATTATAAAAGTACGCGTGGACATTATATAACTCTTTAGACATCTCTTCATGGGGAAAAGAGGCAATAATAAAGTTAATCACGCGAGGCCTGGCATGATTGTTTTTGACGCGTCCAACACGGCTGATTGATTTGATGACTCTGCATCGGCCTGCAGCTCTGGACTGAATTTCCAATGTGATACGGAATCACGATGCTTTGACTCTTGTTTGAACTTTACCAACGAGGTTGTTGTAGCGGAGCTTTCAGAAACGACCTCCAGACAAATGAAAAGTTTGTCAGCGACGGTGCAACAGCTTCTTCTGGATGTCAGTGAGCAGAGAGAGGCTCTTCATCATGTGGAAGCAGAGATCGGCGCGCATATCGCTGAACGCAAGTGTACAAGATTGTAAGCGCTACAGGTGGAGGTGCTGTCTAAAGCTACATGATGTTAGCGAAAAACATGGAGAAGATGTGCGAAATGTGTCTCAGCATATTAGGAAAGGTCGTTCCAGATGCTCTTCAGGACAGTGTTGATATTGCTCACCGTGTGGGTCCCAAACGCGCTGATCGCAAAGCCAGATCGGTCATAATCCTCCTCATACTGTGCCGAGGTCGTGACATTACTTGGGCTGCAGATTTGTAGCTGAAAACAGACTGCGTCTATCGGAGCCCGTCACCAGATGACGATGACAGGGCAGCACGAGACCAGCTGTGTCCTCTCGTGAGGAGGGCAAGAGGGAATCCTTCCGCGTCGCTTTTGCGCTGATTGATGGGAAACTGTTCTCCTGGACTCTGATGTTAAGTGACTGTTTTCACTAGATGACTTTTATCACGTTTACgtgttaaatataattattacatttgcACAAAAAAGCTGAAGCTGTGCATACACTGACAAAAAGTTGTTGGATTTACACACTTCTGTACATCAGTTGCACATATAAAgttgtgtttctcaaccatgatTTTTTACATGTTAACTCAACATGACTTGTATATTTCTTAAGGCTACATGAGTTAATTTTGATGAAAGAACATGATTTGTATATTATGCTTGTTAAATGAACATGACatattgtaaatattaacatGATCGAATGCTGTGGGTTGACTTTACTAAAATGCATTTTGTACATCTAAACTGCACAGTACAACAGTTATAGCGAAGTAGAAAAGACAAAAGAACATTTCTAAAtcactgtattaataataataataataacatattcaCTGTCAGATAACACAAAGCATTGTGAAACAGTTAGcgtcagtgttggggaggttgtaatagattacagattacccTATGTAAAATGTcataagtagtgtaccttttcaattactttataaaagtcactgattacatctgattacttttacatttctaatggacattttcaactaaatcattttcaagcatttacacCAAGCAGGTGTGagcttacagtagctctgtttactgttacaaTCTCAACATCTTTCATCACTTAAAGTAAGATTATATTAAGTTaaaagtacagccaccacaaaaccagacctt
This region includes:
- the LOC130243926 gene encoding serine/threonine-protein kinase pim-2-like, which encodes MMTLARRPPALLLLKLHEWFWDEEKTSDGEEKKIMLVLEYPGPCKTLEDFLKEHEDLEERDARTLILQIVKAGQECLRRNICHYDMHDSNILVIRLPLRIKLIDFGHGKHMIHGKQPRTDTKMSSTEAVNVTVNQLFILIKEIAGHCSSIPAEFRAFIDHFYTLEEEEEDEILLPVEKILDQPWLKNK